Part of the Mangifera indica cultivar Alphonso chromosome 4, CATAS_Mindica_2.1, whole genome shotgun sequence genome, TGCCAACACATCAAACACACCTAGTACAAAAACAATGTGTAAGGAATTTAATCAGAAGACACTCAAAAGAATTGCTTTTGTAAATAAACACATAAACACAGATGCTCAACTAGAATGGTCCTTACAGGGTTCATCAAGGCAAGGCAAGTAAGTGATGCTTGAGGCAATCTGTCTCACGATTGCTTGTATCTCTCTCATGATTTCTTTGTCACTTTTTTCCCTTGACACGCTGAAACAGTGGCAATTGGGAAAAAAATCAGATTCACATTCAGGTAACTAATCAACAACTTCTAATCACCAAAACCAGTGAGGAAGTGGTTCAAATCAACGCTTACCCCTTCTCAACAACCTCACCATCTGTCTCAATACTGAAATTCCACCTTTCTAAAACCTCATTGTTGGCCTTGCTCATTATTACTAGAACAACCCTCTGTAACTTCCCAGCTTCCAGCCACTCTTcacaaaaccaaacaaacacATCCAGTCAATCGAATGCAATGGTTTTTACAAGAAAACCTTTGATGCTTATTTCAGCATTCAAGGACATGAAACAATCATTACAGATTGATTTCACTTTCCAAACAGTTTCTTAGCAACCAAAAATACCTGAAAGCTGAGCCGTAAGGTTGGCAATGAAAGATTTCACACCCTCATCTTGATTAAGCAGCATTGGGAGTCCATATTTCTTCACCTTGACAAAACTTTCTTCTGGATAAACCCCACGATTGTAGAGTATACTAAACACAATTCATCAATCATTTCACTTTCTAGACCCAAAATTACagaatataaaacaaacaaacaaacaaaagtaaaacaaaacCCAAAACAACAGTCAAGATACAAGCTTTCTACCTGTTTGCCGCATAACCTGAAAACGGGTTTAAACGAAAGCAAAAAACATCAGCCAAAAATTTCTCTAAACCCAGAAAAATCTTactgataaaaataaagaacagTTCAATACATACCGAAAAACTCGCTGACAATGGCTGCCGAACCGCGTAGAGTGATGATGTCTTTAGCGACTGTTCTTGATGCCATTATTtgaaagaaatcagaaatgaaaatCTAGAACAAGAATGGCCAAAAAGAAACACTGACACTATGAGTCGTTCTCTATTACccagaaaataagaagaaatacAACAAGGGatttgaatgaaatttgaaagcAGAGATGATAGAAACTAGATAGCCTGAGAATGTGATGAGTTCAGTTatgaagaaatttaatttagataaggTTTTGACAAGAAGACATGAAATTTAAACGGAGAGAGTTCGTTTTCATCCCTGTAGTTtgggttttgtttatataagcatatttattttaaatcttaGTATTTTGATCCCTTAGCTTGACAGAAAATTTTTAACCGTTTGGTGATTGTAAACCAGAATTGTTTGTgcaatacaatttttattatgtttttagaagctattttagttattattttgatatgattttcaaGTTAACCCAACGGTTGGTTAACATggagaattaaaattataaaatttaaaaatgatagaGTTATTTGAAATAAACTCAAACAATAGGGACTTAAGAAATTATCACATAACAGGGGCGGGCTAACGGCTAGTTTATAGGTTTCGTCGTAAAGCCAACGGTTACATTTTTAAAAGAAGGCGTCACAGCATTAAGAAAGCGGGgcttaataatatttaaaaaatcaagattatattattaatgtaatatgttgaaataaataaataaataaataaatatatatatatatatataatatttgaatactTTTACGGTTTACTTCCGctaatttttaactatattgtaaatttattgaggataaattattattattattattattattattattatatttaataaattttaatatttataaataattattatgtttgattaatagtaattaaaaataataaaatattataattcgtagatatttttaaaagattattgtacataatttaatattattaacataacttatattaaatatttgttttctgttttttttctaaaatatttttttatttatataatatattagaattttgttcATCTTGTTAGAttaggaaaataattaattaaattattttttaaaattgttatcttactaatatatgtttttaaaaatgtttttgatagtatttgttattttaattaaaatttaaagtacatttgtcttataaattaataaataaaaataaaataatattaaatttaatattaacttaataataatttaatatctaagatTTAAGGTggagataatattaattaaattttttctatattaacCATCATATTActcttaagattaaaaaattattgaaatattttattattttataaataaaataaaataatataaataataaaatatatattatctaggCTATTGTTGAAAAGGAGGAAGAATTATTGGAGAGACAAACTCTAATGCAGTGAagatcaaatcgaatttaaactaaaatattttttatttaaactgagATCAAACTAAGTTAAACAGTAATCCAAACTTGATCTCGTATGGTTCATGTCACCCCAAACTTGATCTCGCATGGTTCATGGTCAAAAACCGATTATTCGGTGCCAGCAGGGGCTTGGCCCATTCAGGAATATCTTGGGCCAAGAAATTGTTTTGAGTTACCTAAGTGATCCATATCATGTTGGCCGATGCAATCAAGATAAAAGTGAGTCCTTCAAGAAACCTGTAGGCTGTGGCAAACTTTGGTAAAGATGGAAAAGTATTAACTTGGcagattcaaacaaaacaagcGAATGATGTTATGGATAATATAGTTATCCAGAATCAATTACAGCAGCTTGAGAATATCCATTTTCAATACTGAAGTTGCAGGTGTCATTGCCATGCAATGAAACGAAGACACAATAATGGCTATCGTGTAAACCAGTGAGATGTTCTTTCTGCTCGCTCTAGCCAATGTGTCACAATTTTACAGTCATCACCTCCTCATACAAACCAGAATAATTCAGCCACATGGTTGAGATTAGGAGAGCAATGCAGGCAGCATTGTTTTCAGCCACTAACAAGCAAATTGGGCAGCAAATTTTTCTGGGAAAAATGAGTATATTCGTCTGTCTTGCCCAACTTACAGAAAAAGCAGACAAATGATAGCCTCTTCTCTTCCTCCACTATAAAAGTGGACTCCAGATTTCCACACAAATGGGAACATCTGAATGTGCTAACTTTGGTCATGTCgctttattcaattatatattccaCTACCCATCCTGACCCACCTGGTAATTCGCAAAGCTTCATTAGTTAGTCTGAACGACGCTGCTGAGGATGGCAATGGCTTAATCTGATAATAACAGGACATTAATGGCATTCTAGATTATCATTTGATTCTTTTGTAAAGTCAAGTAGAGAAGTATTCCATACGTTTAAAGCAAGCTTTAAAGTCGATTATTACAGGAAAACTTTAGGTCCTTCTCCTTCTTCCGCGTGTCGACATTTTGTGAACATCCGTCTCCTCACTTTGTCATCATTTCTGAAAGAAAGATCCACAGAGTCTACTGGCatttttatccataataaagTCATTTCAAAGCTTCAATTTTGATCCATTAACGATGCTATCTAGATCTTCTAGCATATACTGCTAGaagatataatttaaaagaaaattaaaaaaaaaaaaaccctaattagcTAGATAAGTTTGAATGTGACCGAAGTTGGAGCTAATAAATTGATGCTTCCACGTcaaaaatcttttcttggaGAATTTAATATGcgttgaatttaatttgaatgaattaagtTCAAATAGAAGCAATTTCAACTCATAACTATGGCATCGTAGCATTGAAATTCGtctttcatcaaatctttttcttttttgataatttttttattcttttttaacaatattgttcACCAATGAAGTGAgttgagtttaattttcaactaactATTGTTTATTCAAGTTGATTCTtgtttaaattcgattcgaatcaaatttatctGTATGCATAATGCAGTGTTGGACCAATAACATTACATGTGATTATTCTAGGgacttcttttaattttgtttggctTTTTCCATAGAATACTTTGATGGGTGGAAATGGGATTGAAAGCCTccaaaatttgtcattttattctttaaaaaacgAAGAAAAGGGGTGTTTCATAGAAGGCCACATAAATTGCAAAGTGAAAGATTCTTGGTTTTGATATTTCTagatggccaaaggacttattcccatccaaagtatagtgaaatttaaaactttcaaaaacctaaataccaattcataatttgaaaaactaacaattttctcccaaaattaagttagggTTAAAGggaaaatcattatttaataataatatttcaagtttatatcatttgacccctttaaattgaaaaactaataatctcccctaatattaaattttgaaaagtgacatttttccccctatctagggtttctaatttcACCGATGAATTTTCAGCTAACAATGGtcgatctctctctctcctgaTGTCGTCTCTCTTTTCAGTACTCATATCAGATGATGATGTCTGGATTCGATTAAATCCAAGCAAAATCTAGACGAAAGGTGTTTTCATCGTTCAGACAAAGTCGACTTTGTTTGGACGATAATGACGATGGTCCAGATGAGAAGATCAACCTCATTTAGACCGTCATCGTGGTCCAAACGAAGAGTTTCGACTCTTCATCTGGATTTCGCTTAGATTCCATCGAATCTAGACATCATCGGTCTGATATTGAGCACTGAAGGAAGAAATGACACTAAGAGGGAGAGAAATCAGTCATCGTTGGTTGAAAATTTacttggaaaaaattattagtttttcaaattaaaagggtcaaataatataaactttaaatattattgttaaatgatgattttactcttaaccctaacttaattttgggagaaaatgattagttttctaaattatgagtgggtgtttgtgtttttgaaagtttgatgGTATGAGCTTGGGCtttcagcataccttgggtgggaataagtcttttggaaaGTTTGTGGTTAGCAAAGGCTTACTTAATCAAAATGAATAAGCAATGTGGTGTGCTGTCATTGTGACTCGACACCTTACCAACCAGATGCATTTCACTTATCTTTTGACATACTTTTTTGGTAATCTGGCTTGCCCTTaaatatggttttatttttggatttataGCTCAAAACGTTTTTTAATAGTAAGTTGAATTCTAATTGAATTGGGTAGACTTTAAAGTGAGCTTACTTCAATtcagttaaatttgaatttatgtaacttgaatttaattcaactatgaggtttgacttaattttaaaatcaatctaaactcaagttaaagaaaatttaatttagttcgGCTCATAAGTTGAATGAATGACtcgattcagtttaaatttgacttataactcaatttgaattatattaagtaattattaaaataatattattttatttattattacacAAAACTGTGTCGCTTTGTTAATAagtcacaaatttaaaacataacttGAGTTGAACTTGAACCGAACTCAAATCGCCTTTAATTTTGAcacaacaaattcaaaccaaattaattgTCACTCAAGGGtgtttaagtttaactcaacTTACATCTACCCTTATTTGTCAGTTTAagatttcatatattatttaactaagtTTCGGTTATTATTTTCAAACGGTACAAGATATTTACACATctcaacatttttattttttattcagtttcttaaaaaactcaatatttttattgatattagtTAATCCTTATCATCATTCAAAATGACAAGAAATACAAATATCTGTTTATATGAGATTTGTCCAAAGGTATTGGATCATCCAATTTGGAGTTAATACTTTCCACTCCCAATCATTTATGCATGACTCCATCTCCATCAATTTTCTACTtagtcaaattatatttttatcaactCATATTGATAAGGTTAACCTTAAACTAATAACATGATTTATGTATGTCCAATTTTGAATTGTTAAACATAGATTCTCTTTATGTCTTCATTACTTTATGctacatattcatataataatcaTCCTATGGGggcatattatttatttaatttcataattattcaataattatgaTAACATTGGATGCATCTTCTATGTTATAACAATAGGTTGGCCCttggtagaaaaaaaaaaaaagctttccCTTGTAAGTTGGAAGAATAATAGAGTCATTTTCGTCGTCTTAAAGCTTATTTTAagacatatttaattaatattactataataaaattatacatatctaattacgtaattatttatatactcaaaatgaatacatataatattatttttattgttatatcaAGTCGTTGATCATGTGATTATGACGGAGAAAGTGTTCCGCAAGTAGTCGGAGTAATATACGACAATACGGAAACATGTACGCTTCTCTTATACATACTTTTGTTTGGTGAGAACCttaacaacaaaaacaacaaaagcagACTGAATTGTTGTTTTAGAAAACAACTACAGACAAATTAAAGCAGACTGAACGCACTTAACATATAGTTAATACAATCACAGACAAAAGGCAATCTGTCTTCTTGTTCAAGGTGGGTTGGTTGTGGTTGGtcaaattcaaatgatcaaaCTTGGAGGCTGAATCCATGAATAAACTGGATAAGATCATGTGggttttgaatgataaaataccTAATAAAAGCAGCAGCCAAAAGTGAACAATAATGCCAATGTACAATATGCAAAGTGAAGTGAGTTAGTGACCTTATTATCCTTAGCCATAATTTTATACGAACTTTTTCCTGAAAATTTGAGTGCAGCTAGCCTGGCTGCACTCCTACAACTCACATTCCATTTCCAGGAAAGTTTGCTGGATTCTCCTGTTCAGTTTCGTCTCATTCTTCGAGATCATGAAGACCTTTTTGAGAGATCATTTGatatttaaggccaaacgactatttcccacccaaggtttgatgttttttcaaaagtctcccctttaactatggaaacactaaatacccacccatgaccggttagatttaacaaaaccctaacggtggtaagagtaaaatcgtcatttttgatataatattaaaaataaactaaaatagaaccTAATTTTGcctccctaaattttaaaaactaaaattttctcccagcCTGAGTTttagaaaatggcagtttcaccctaaagtttgattttgaaatctctggcgaccgttccggctccattgccgacgacctctccctcccgaagcagcctctccttccggcgaatgttttcctcccatttggaggctcgattgGCTTCGTCTTccccttgggagacgaagaacttcgtcggggaagacgaagttcttcgtctccccagtcgtcttcgtctgggaagacggtcgtttTCCCAgtcgtctttgtctgggaagacggtcgtcttcccagaggtcttcttctgggaagacgatcgtcttcccagacaaagacgacggcttcgtcttcgtctagggagacgaagaacttcgtcttccccgacgaggttcttcgtctcccaaggcgtctccgacacCGATCGAGCCTTCAAATGGGAGAAAGCATTCGTCGAAAGGAGagactgcttcgggagggagaggtcgtagGTAATGGAGCCGGcacggtcgtcggagatttcaaaatcaaaccctagggtgaaactgccaatttttaaaacttaggctgagaaaaaatttttagtttttaaaatttaggagggcaaaaagagataaaattttcaagcgttagggttttgttaaatctaaccggtcataggtgggtatttagtatttccataattaaagggggactttgagaaaacatcaaaccttgggtgggaaataattgTTTGGCcgatatttaattatacagtATTGGGTTGGTTGGTGTTTAGGTGGAGATTAGTGGAAGGGAGGGCCAGACAGGTAAGCAAAGAAAACAGTCAATGATGAGGGAGAAGTGAGTCAGCCATACgtgaaagttttaatttaagtttgaagagCACGAGCTGTACACGTCTGAGCACTGCGGATGCTTTCAGATAGCACACTCGGACACGCGGGCTgcaaagaaatcaaataaagCTGACCAATTTTGACCACTTCTCTTCTCctttttttggtataaaataATAGTCCAAAGGACCACCCACGGTTTGGTGTAATAACCATTCCCATCCTTTGAGTTCAAAAATCTATTTTTCCGCccatttgattaatttgtaaaaaaatctatttaaaaattactgaaaatatttttaaaaactcaagaaaaatgacattataactttaatttatattaatattaataaaaattattaaaaaattaaaatttaactattattaTGGGTGATGTCTAGAATCAGACTAATtagtacatttttttattaaaattgtattaaatcaaTACAATTGAAGTCAAATCGCACCAAATTGGCTTGACTTTTGATTGGAGAAGAAGTTTGTGGGGGTAAAGTGATAATGAGGAAACCTAAAGGGTGATttgagtaataataaaaaagatttcaaACATAAGAGAACAATAGTTCAAACTTTCagtacaattttattaaatcaatacaATTGAAGTCAAAGCACACCAAATTGGCTTGACTCTTGATTGGAGAAAAAGCTTGTGGGGGTAAAGTAATAATGAGTGATAATAAAGAAGATTTCAGACATGAGAGAACAATGGTTCAAACTCTctttaatgtattttaaaattaaactttcaaattttaactgGACTATAACTATGTTCCGTTTTAGTCATTGGagttaattaattcaaaattgaatcgaaaaataatattgaatcatgGGCCGATTTTTAGATTAGTTCGATTGTCATGTCGAGGTGATATGAGCAATACCACCAAGTGATATGAATTGAATCTAAGGGAACGGGCAATAAGGAAAAGAACTTTTAAATGGAGAAATGGGCGTGGGGAAAGAACATGGAAATGGCAGGATTTGGGAAATCTTGTGGCACTTACAATGTATCTAATTTGCGTCAAATAAAGTTAACGTccatgaagaaaataaaagaaataagtcAAATAATTGACCATTACAAAATTTCCACAATTACTTAGAAAAGTTGAAGATGTTCAAGCCAAAAATTTCCAATAATTCCGCGATCATTTCAATTTCTGCTTTTCATAGTGAATAAGAGTAGATTCAAACCGTATATGCCTATGGATTactttgaatttaattcgaatcctaaataattagttcaaatttaaatttcagattgtttgaattgattgaaaatatcATTAGATATCATTAATGAGATGAATAGTATTACAAATGAGATAATCAATAtcgttagaaaaaaatttaaaccgaatatctaattaaaatttcaactcGAATTCAGTTACAATTAAACTGAACATCAATTCTAAATAAATTGactcgattcaaatctaaccctaattatCGAAGataattatctattatataatttgtctTGGATAAGATAAGgataaccaatcatataatttaacttttattacaAGAACAACAACATTTGGATGTATTAAATATcacctttttttattaaattgaagttattcaattttgttttttttttaattaaatgaattacactcttagattttaataataaaaattaaaaatttgatcttaaaaaaaaaataaaaatttaatccattcaataaaaggaaaaaaaaaaaagatcttaTCCTTTCCATAAAAGAAATAAGGCCAAAGAgttatttcccactcaagtttagTTGCGTTTTGAAAGTCATATTTACtggattttaaaaactcaaagttCCACCTATGAACCAactaatattagaaaaaataaggagaaaatcattattttactaataatattaaaaaaatataaaactaattatgtttttctccctaaatttttaaaactaacaacttcatttctatctaaagttttttaatttcgaaaaaccatatttttcccctaaacataagggtttttttttttttcacccttCCGGCCACTATCTTTAGCATCAATGATCTCCCTTCTCCATCATAAAATATTGGTCGATGAACGATGTGGCACGACAATCTTCCCTCTCTAGATCTCTTTGTCTCCAACGAAGAGACGAATCTATGAAGGCACTGATTTCTTCGTCTTCGATGAAGAGATTTGGAGAGGAGAGACTTCGACCGATGTTTTAGGGTGGAGAGAGAAGATTGTCGGCTTCGAAGATGGTGGTcagagaggagaagaaaaaaaatcctaagtTTGGAGGAGAGAGAATATGacattttaaagttagaaaactttagagatgggtaaaaatgttaatttttaaaatttacgagagaaaatataataatttttatatattttttaatattattaataaaatgataattttacatgtgaatctaatagaaaattttaataagtaaaattttaggtttttcaaactctGTGGGTAtgatttgaaatgaaattaaacttgggtgggaaatagtgctttggcaaAGAAATGATGACAGTTCATGCAACCATTATTGACGTTCGGGTCCAAACAGCACACAGTTTTCTAAGTAATTGATTCAATTACCATTTTCAGCAagtttcaattatattattctttctttttaagtattaattgaaaataaaatagagcACAAATTCTCGCGATAAATACGATATAATGCTTACCATTTACACAATATTCGAAATGGTAAATAATTAAGCAAATAATAGAAGATTTACAACATTTCCTCCTCAAGGTTTTAACTttaagaaagtaaaaaaataaatttcaaggGTTTTTCAAATGATAAGAAATGCTACTTGAAAAGTTGATATATTTGTCGAGAAACCAAAGACAATTTGTCtgattatacatacatacatacatacatacatacatacatacatacatatatatatatatatatatatcattatttattcatatgcaTGGTTGGATTGATTTGTCCCTGTCCAAACTACTTGGGGTTGATCTGCAGAGGCAGAACGTTAAATTCAGGGTCAAAATCATGACAGTGCCATCCAAATTTATGGActacaaatatgaaaaaaataaataaaaaatcaaaggaGACCATGTCAAGGGAATGACGACATAATTGAAGACATCCTTAGcttgtttattttcttcaaaaataacACGCTGCAGACTGAGGAGGCTGGCAAGATTCTCTGACCCCACAGCCTTTTGTATTAGTCCACTATATTAAACTCTGATAATTATTAGTAAAAATTACGGAATCCATAAAAGGTCGATTGAAGAATTGACAGTGATTGattatttttgctttctttatttatttatgtgattCCAGAGTCCCTCCATCTTTCCTGCAATGTGTAATTCACTCACTTCTCTTGCCGCTTCTAGTTACACTCACTATTCCTAACCAACCACGTGCTGCTTTTTGCAAACTTTTTACAGGTTTGCTCCTGTTCCTGTTCCTTTTTCTGCAGAAATATATCCCCGTGCAATAattatccttttatttttttgaagctTTATCTGTTTATCTCAACTGGGTTCTTAATGGTTTTATGTTTGGCTAGTTTTCtatggtttctttttttttttttttgcaggctTTTGTTCATTGGTGTTAGATGGAGATGGCATTTTCGAAGGGTTTAGAGTTACCTTCAATGGATGTTTTATTACAGTTTGTCAATGCAGCTTTCTTCATGGGGCTACTCTCTTGGCTTTTCATAGAATTTCTCAGACGTAGGAGAGACAATGGTGGTGATGTACCTAAGAGATATAGAGTAGCTGGTGGAGTAGCCAATGTGTTTAGAGTCATTACTGTTCTTTGTAATGTCATAATCTCTGTTTCATATCTGGGTTTTGGTTTCTATGAATATTGGAGTCatagaattttttcttttaaatctttCACCTTGTTCCTGACCTGGGTTTTAGCTACTGTAGTTGTAATCTATGCAAAAAATTACACAACTCTTAGAGATCATAAAATTCGAAGGTGGCCATTAGTTCTCATTCTGTGGTGGgtcttttctttcatttgtaATTTGCTTTCTGTTTTAGTTTACCTTTTAGTTCATTTGGGATCTATAGAGGTGCCTCATATTTTACCAGAAGCCAGCCCTGTTGAGTTTATTTACTTGCCTTTGTTGACGCTGCTGTGTTTCAATGCTCTCCCTGGAAGTTGTAATAGGAATCTCAGTGACCTTGAACATCCATTACTTCAAAAAGAGAATCAGCATTCCTCTAGAGATGCTAATAGTTTTGCGAATGCTGGAGTATGGAGTAAACTGACATTTCAGTGGCTAAATCCACTTTTCAAAAGGGGCAGAACTCAAAAACTTGAATTGTCCCATATTCCTTCTATTCCTCAATCTGAAACTGCAGAGAATGCTTCATTGTTGCTGGAAGAATCACTTAGAAAACGAAAAATGGAATCTTCTTCATTGCCAAAAGTCATGATTTATACAGTGTGGAAATCTCTAGCCATAAATGCAGTTTTAGCGGGTACACCCTTTTATTTCTCGGCTGcttttcaaattatagattttGCATGACAACTTTTACATGATTTAAgtagattttctttcttattttcagGTATCAATACGATTGCTTCCTATGTTGGTCCTCTTTTGATCACAAATTTTGTCAATTTCTTATCGGAGAAGCATGATGATTCTAGTTGTTACTATGGATTACTTCTTGCctgcatcttcttcttctcaaaGACAGTGGAGTCACTTTCTCAACGACAATGGTATTTTGGTGCTCAACGTATTGGTATAAGAGTCAGGGCAGCTCTCACAGTATTGATTTACAAGAAATCTTTATCGATCAAGTTTTTGGGTCCCAGTAGtggtataataataaatatgatcaatGTGGAT contains:
- the LOC123214045 gene encoding mitotic spindle checkpoint protein MAD2-like translates to MASRTVAKDIITLRGSAAIVSEFFGYAANSILYNRGVYPEESFVKVKKYGLPMLLNQDEGVKSFIANLTAQLSEWLEAGKLQRVVLVIMSKANNEVLERWNFSIETDGEVVEKGVSREKSDKEIMREIQAIVRQIASSITYLPCLDEPCVFDVLAYTDKDVAVPFTWVESDPKLIVNPQMVKLHSFDTKIHKVDTLVSYKIDEWDEQ